One genomic window of Acidobacteriota bacterium includes the following:
- a CDS encoding TrmJ/YjtD family RNA methyltransferase, translating into MLPSNCRIVLVRPRDPNNIGAVARAMKNFGFGNLTVVAVHPPVFEEVTSAPNAMDVLSNARIVAKLSDAIADCNLVVGTTDRTRIEAKQTVYTPFDLSRDLTASDYKLALVFGSEKHGLTNEDFSHCHRVMSIPTQPNCPSMNLGQAVAVCCYELIRDPAQAGIVPHPAESASARTVEEAFDLAMEVLRQIDFVLPGNEPDLKRRIRSSFFRFNLTKYDVEMLCGILSRIKHDLE; encoded by the coding sequence TGGCACGCGCAATGAAGAATTTCGGCTTCGGCAATCTGACGGTGGTCGCTGTGCATCCGCCAGTTTTTGAAGAAGTTACTTCAGCGCCGAATGCCATGGATGTTTTATCCAACGCTCGCATCGTTGCCAAGCTCAGCGACGCCATCGCCGATTGCAATCTGGTTGTTGGCACTACCGACCGTACGCGCATCGAAGCAAAACAAACAGTGTACACGCCCTTCGATCTGAGCCGCGACTTGACCGCGTCCGATTACAAACTGGCGCTGGTGTTTGGGTCGGAAAAACACGGACTAACCAACGAGGATTTCAGCCATTGCCACCGCGTGATGAGCATTCCCACACAACCCAATTGCCCTTCAATGAATTTGGGCCAAGCCGTCGCTGTTTGCTGTTACGAACTGATCCGCGACCCAGCGCAAGCCGGAATTGTCCCGCATCCGGCTGAATCGGCATCTGCCAGAACGGTTGAGGAAGCGTTCGATCTGGCGATGGAGGTGTTGCGGCAAATTGATTTTGTCCTGCCGGGCAATGAACCGGACTTGAAGCGTCGAATCCGCAGCAGCTTTTTTAGATTCAATCTGACCAAGTATGACGTTGAAATGCTGTGCGGAATCCTGAGCCGAATCAAACACGATTTGGAATAA
- a CDS encoding TonB-dependent receptor has protein sequence MKNIFRLTGLALMLVSSIAWRANAQSTTGVISGTVSDPQGAVIAGASVTARNVGTNESRSAIADGEGRYRFPNLPVGNYEITIQAKGFAKYVRTGVELLLNQEAVVNAPLKTSAVEEVVTINENASLLNTSNAEVSTRFDSKRLSELPLAPNRNVLNVALSAAGVSQLGSGQTGFAAGLNFSVNGMRLRSNNFMLDGQDSNDPSVSGSQQPINNPDVVQEFRLVTNQFAPEYGRAAGSVVNIVSKSGSNNFHGSAFSFNNNEIFNARSNLDKAAGFKDAPRRNENQYGGTFGGPILKNKTFFFGSYQRWTDRQLGSGATINGVPTEAGRQILQAQAGNRPQVAALLKFLPAAQTANNTSANFTLNGQTYTVPLGALTGANSIAFNNHQWSTRIDHRFSEKHQINGRYFFNTESSNGTGQATPTGLANIVTSRSQSANIGITSVLSNSLVNEFRLAYQRFGSVTNAADSSSETIPSIEINQLGLIGFNAAGTRTAIGLAVNLPQFRFNNTYQLIDNLSYTRGSHALKFGLDFRRVQVKSFFFPTIRGRLAYDTLNNFVNDIAIASAINKPVPGGSEIQYYNWYDYFFYGQDEWRIRPNFTLTYGLRYETPGNSIGSLQPFDDAILAANGNNPVFKFRNPNRDTNNLQPRFGFNWRPNFGDSGIAGKLFGGDKTVVRGGYSRTNDYGFININLNIASAFPFVFALNPSLTNAYANLLNAAAPPSGNLAFITQTTVGEDFRSPSADQFSLEVSRELSKDVVLRVGYVGTKGNGLFQTVDGNPVVQQRTNRNDPAFLYNPPGTTLTNQPRRVDLTRGVERLRCNCAQSIYHSLQVSVDKRLSQNFSAGVHYTWSSFIDTASEIFNPQPQGEVATPQDPFNRNADRARSSYDRPHRFTGNVVYEFPFLREQKGLAGHMLGGWQANAFFTLQSGTPFTILNGADPAGVLQGIDALVGNAIRPNLNTTLDLSGMNLIEIRAAGGASLFSALTTGQRTGNIGRNTIRGDGIANMDFGIFKNTKILEGHNIQFRAEFFNLTNTRNFGTPNTAINSGANFLNQWATNGGNRRILMGLRYTF, from the coding sequence ATGAAAAACATATTTAGGCTGACGGGGCTCGCACTGATGCTGGTAAGCAGTATTGCTTGGCGGGCAAACGCGCAATCTACGACCGGAGTCATTTCCGGCACGGTCAGCGATCCGCAGGGAGCCGTAATCGCTGGTGCTTCTGTGACGGCGCGCAATGTTGGCACCAATGAATCGCGCTCAGCCATCGCCGATGGCGAAGGCCGCTACCGCTTTCCCAATCTGCCGGTTGGCAATTACGAAATTACCATTCAGGCGAAAGGCTTCGCCAAATACGTTCGCACCGGCGTTGAGCTATTGCTGAATCAGGAAGCGGTCGTCAACGCTCCGCTCAAAACCAGCGCGGTGGAAGAAGTGGTGACCATCAATGAAAACGCTTCGCTGTTGAACACCTCGAACGCGGAAGTCAGCACCCGCTTCGATTCCAAACGCTTGTCCGAATTGCCGCTGGCGCCAAATCGCAATGTGCTCAACGTTGCATTATCGGCGGCGGGCGTCAGTCAGCTTGGCAGCGGCCAGACGGGATTTGCGGCAGGATTGAACTTTTCGGTCAACGGCATGCGGTTGCGCTCGAACAACTTCATGCTTGATGGGCAGGACAGCAACGACCCCAGCGTCAGCGGTTCTCAGCAACCCATCAACAACCCTGACGTGGTTCAGGAATTCCGACTGGTGACCAACCAATTCGCGCCGGAATACGGACGCGCCGCCGGGTCAGTGGTCAACATTGTTTCCAAATCCGGGTCGAACAACTTCCACGGTTCCGCGTTTTCGTTTAACAACAACGAGATTTTCAATGCCCGCAGCAATCTGGATAAAGCCGCCGGGTTCAAAGACGCTCCGCGTCGCAACGAAAATCAATACGGTGGCACGTTTGGCGGGCCGATTCTCAAAAACAAGACTTTCTTTTTCGGTTCTTACCAGCGTTGGACTGACCGCCAGCTTGGGTCGGGCGCGACCATCAACGGCGTTCCAACCGAAGCAGGTCGCCAGATTTTGCAGGCGCAAGCCGGGAACCGCCCGCAAGTCGCCGCCCTGTTGAAATTCCTGCCGGCGGCGCAAACCGCGAACAATACGTCGGCGAATTTCACGCTCAATGGGCAGACTTACACGGTGCCGCTGGGCGCGTTGACCGGCGCAAATTCGATTGCCTTCAACAACCATCAATGGAGCACGCGCATTGATCATCGCTTCAGTGAAAAACATCAGATCAACGGCCGATACTTTTTCAACACGGAAAGCAGCAACGGTACTGGTCAGGCGACCCCAACAGGTTTAGCCAATATCGTCACCTCGCGCAGCCAATCGGCCAACATCGGTATCACCAGCGTTTTGTCCAATTCACTGGTCAACGAATTCCGCCTCGCCTATCAACGCTTCGGCTCTGTCACCAATGCAGCGGATTCATCGTCTGAAACCATTCCGTCCATCGAAATCAATCAGCTTGGCTTGATCGGGTTCAATGCTGCGGGAACGCGCACGGCAATCGGATTAGCAGTCAACCTGCCACAATTTCGCTTCAACAACACCTATCAGTTAATTGACAACCTATCGTACACGCGCGGCAGTCACGCGCTGAAGTTCGGCTTGGATTTTCGCCGTGTGCAGGTCAAGAGCTTCTTTTTCCCGACCATCCGTGGCCGTCTGGCGTACGACACGCTTAACAATTTCGTCAATGACATTGCCATCGCTTCGGCGATTAACAAACCGGTTCCCGGCGGATCGGAGATTCAGTATTACAACTGGTATGACTACTTTTTCTACGGACAGGATGAATGGAGAATTCGTCCGAATTTCACTTTGACTTATGGCTTGCGCTACGAAACGCCGGGCAATTCCATCGGCTCGTTGCAACCGTTCGACGATGCCATCTTGGCAGCCAATGGCAATAATCCGGTTTTCAAGTTTCGCAATCCGAACCGCGATACCAACAATCTGCAACCGCGATTCGGGTTCAACTGGCGTCCGAATTTCGGTGACAGCGGAATCGCCGGAAAGTTGTTTGGCGGCGATAAAACTGTAGTTCGCGGCGGGTATTCGCGCACGAATGATTACGGGTTTATCAACATCAACTTGAACATTGCCAGCGCATTTCCCTTCGTATTCGCGCTCAATCCGTCGTTGACGAATGCGTATGCCAACCTGCTCAACGCGGCTGCGCCTCCGTCTGGCAATCTGGCGTTCATCACGCAAACCACAGTCGGCGAAGATTTCCGTTCGCCGTCCGCGGATCAATTCAGTTTAGAAGTTTCGCGAGAATTGTCGAAAGACGTGGTTCTACGCGTTGGCTACGTTGGCACAAAAGGCAACGGATTGTTCCAAACCGTGGACGGCAATCCGGTTGTTCAACAGCGCACCAATCGCAACGATCCAGCGTTTTTGTACAACCCGCCGGGCACGACGCTGACCAACCAGCCGCGTCGCGTGGATTTGACGCGCGGCGTCGAACGATTGCGCTGCAATTGCGCGCAATCCATTTACCATTCGCTGCAGGTCAGCGTGGACAAACGGTTGAGTCAAAATTTCAGCGCGGGCGTGCATTACACCTGGAGTTCGTTCATTGACACGGCGTCGGAAATCTTCAACCCGCAACCGCAGGGCGAAGTGGCCACGCCGCAAGACCCCTTCAACCGCAATGCAGACCGCGCGCGTTCCAGCTACGACCGACCGCATCGTTTTACCGGGAATGTGGTTTATGAATTCCCGTTCCTTCGCGAGCAAAAGGGGCTGGCGGGACACATGCTGGGCGGTTGGCAAGCCAATGCATTTTTCACGCTGCAAAGTGGCACGCCGTTTACCATCTTGAATGGCGCTGACCCGGCGGGAGTGCTGCAGGGCATTGACGCGCTGGTGGGCAATGCAATTCGTCCCAACCTGAACACGACGCTCGATCTGTCAGGCATGAACCTGATCGAAATTCGCGCGGCGGGCGGAGCCAGTCTGTTTTCGGCGCTCACCACCGGACAACGCACCGGCAACATCGGACGCAATACGATTCGCGGTGACGGAATTGCCAACATGGATTTCGGCATCTTCAAAAACACGAAGATTCTGGAAGGCCATAACATCCAGTTCCGGGCCGAATTCTTCAACCTGACCAACACCCGGAACTTCGGCACACCGAACACAGCGATTAACTCCGGCGCAAACTTCCTCAATCAGTGGGCAACCAATGGCGGGAACCGTCGGATTTTGATGGGGTTGCGCTACACGTTCTAA